One Stenotrophomonas sp. SAU14A_NAIMI4_5 DNA segment encodes these proteins:
- a CDS encoding serine hydrolase domain-containing protein: MVFPAVAAESTDTAAIDADVAAVVEHAHLPGLAMAVVEQGRVVYQHAEGARGDGGRIDEDTLFKIASNSKAMTAALLARLVEQGRLRWDDPVRRHLPGFTMHDPWVGEHMQVRDLLIHNSGLGLGAGDLMLWPEPNAYTRADIIAGLAHLKPVTSFRSGYAYDNLMYVVAGEVAAAAGGKPYDQLMREQVFAPLGMDRCQVGAWSVKRVGNVAQPHAWRKGRNVVVNTDGATSPDLTSMAAGGIRCSLRDMTRWMQVLLDPALVPGWLGSEQRRTLWTLHMPMPLGERLRRWDNAHFMGYGYGWRVSDMDGQWKVAHTGTLSGMYSSLALLPDRKVGVVMLMNGEGEDARTVLMQSALKRFTAVGAAPPAMEYLAELRADQAERAASGGGRPSTAGARPVARDALPQWQGRYRDPWLGPASLCPGKDGLRFSVDKSPKLQAQVMQLQGRWLLHWDTLEASAQAWLQADDGAPPTLQLRALDPDIDFSYDFQDLHFTRIGDCPGGQHARR, encoded by the coding sequence ATGGTGTTCCCCGCAGTGGCGGCGGAATCGACGGACACCGCCGCCATCGATGCCGATGTCGCCGCCGTGGTCGAGCACGCGCATCTGCCCGGGCTGGCCATGGCCGTGGTCGAGCAGGGACGGGTGGTCTACCAGCACGCCGAAGGTGCGCGCGGGGATGGCGGCCGCATCGACGAGGACACGCTGTTCAAGATCGCCTCCAACAGCAAGGCGATGACCGCCGCGCTGCTGGCGCGCCTGGTGGAGCAGGGCAGGCTGCGCTGGGATGACCCGGTGCGCAGGCACCTGCCCGGCTTCACCATGCATGACCCGTGGGTGGGCGAGCACATGCAGGTGCGCGACCTGCTCATCCACAACAGCGGCCTCGGCCTGGGCGCCGGCGACCTGATGCTGTGGCCGGAGCCCAACGCCTATACGCGCGCCGACATCATCGCAGGACTGGCCCACCTCAAGCCGGTCACCAGCTTCCGCAGTGGTTACGCCTACGACAACCTGATGTACGTGGTGGCCGGTGAAGTGGCCGCCGCTGCCGGTGGCAAGCCTTACGACCAGCTGATGCGCGAGCAGGTGTTCGCACCGCTGGGCATGGACCGCTGCCAGGTGGGCGCGTGGTCGGTGAAGCGCGTGGGCAACGTCGCCCAGCCACACGCCTGGCGCAAGGGCCGCAACGTGGTGGTCAACACCGATGGCGCGACCAGCCCCGACCTGACCTCGATGGCCGCGGGTGGCATCCGCTGTTCGCTGCGCGACATGACGCGCTGGATGCAGGTGCTGCTGGACCCGGCGCTGGTACCCGGCTGGCTGGGCAGCGAGCAGCGGCGCACGCTGTGGACCCTGCACATGCCGATGCCGCTGGGCGAACGCCTGCGCCGCTGGGACAACGCGCATTTCATGGGCTACGGCTACGGCTGGCGCGTTTCGGACATGGACGGGCAGTGGAAGGTGGCGCATACCGGCACCTTGTCCGGCATGTATTCCTCGCTGGCCCTGCTGCCGGACCGCAAGGTGGGCGTGGTGATGCTGATGAACGGCGAGGGCGAGGACGCGCGCACGGTGCTGATGCAGTCGGCGCTGAAGCGCTTCACCGCCGTGGGCGCAGCGCCGCCGGCGATGGAGTATCTGGCAGAGCTCCGTGCCGACCAGGCCGAGCGTGCCGCCAGCGGAGGCGGCCGTCCGTCCACCGCCGGCGCGCGGCCGGTAGCTCGCGATGCGCTGCCGCAGTGGCAGGGCCGCTACCGCGATCCGTGGCTGGGCCCGGCCTCGCTGTGCCCGGGCAAGGACGGCCTGCGATTCAGCGTGGACAAATCGCCCAAGCTGCAGGCGCAGGTGATGCAGCTGCAGGGTCGCTGGCTGCTGCACTGGGATACGCTGGAGGCATCCGCGCAGGCATGGCTGCAGGCCGACGACGGTGCACCACCCACGCTGCAGCTGCGCGCCCTCGATCCGGACATCGACTTCAGTTATGACTTCCAGGACCTGCATTTCACTCGTATTGGCGATTGCCCTGGCGGGCAGCACGCACGCCGCTGA
- a CDS encoding M15 family metallopeptidase → MTSRTCISLVLAIALAGSTHAAEPPRISPATDAASAGLLEIRTLAPRIELDIRYAGANNFTGARVPGYASSSCYLLAPVAKALAAVEGDLRAEGYALRIYDCYRPVRSVQAFMAWVQDPHEQSRKALQYPDLDKPRLLADGYIAERSGHSRGATVDLGLLDCRTGTCVVMDMGTDFDFFGVRAHTDAAGLTAAQRGNRQRLLQAMARRGFANYPQEWWHYTLQPEPDAGTAYDFPVR, encoded by the coding sequence ATGACTTCCAGGACCTGCATTTCACTCGTATTGGCGATTGCCCTGGCGGGCAGCACGCACGCCGCTGAGCCACCGCGCATCTCGCCGGCCACCGATGCGGCCAGCGCCGGTCTGCTGGAGATCCGCACGCTGGCCCCGCGCATCGAGCTGGACATCCGCTACGCCGGCGCCAACAACTTCACCGGTGCCCGCGTGCCGGGCTACGCGTCTTCGTCGTGCTATCTGCTGGCCCCGGTGGCGAAGGCCTTGGCTGCGGTGGAAGGCGACCTGCGTGCCGAGGGTTATGCGCTGCGCATCTACGACTGCTACCGCCCAGTGCGTTCGGTGCAGGCGTTCATGGCCTGGGTGCAGGATCCGCACGAGCAGTCGCGCAAGGCGCTGCAGTACCCGGACCTGGACAAGCCGCGGCTGCTGGCCGATGGCTACATCGCCGAGCGCTCGGGCCACAGCCGGGGCGCGACGGTGGACCTGGGGCTGCTGGATTGCCGGACGGGGACGTGCGTGGTGATGGACATGGGCACGGATTTCGATTTCTTCGGCGTGCGTGCGCATACCGATGCGGCGGGGCTGACGGCGGCGCAGCGTGGGAACCGGCAGCGGTTGCTGCAGGCGATGGCACGGCGCGGGTTTGCCAACTACCCGCAGGAGTGGTGGCACTACACACTGCAGCCGGAGCCGGATGCCGGCACGGCCTACGATTTTCCAGTGCGGTGA
- a CDS encoding EF-hand domain-containing protein, which yields MTIRNRKPLLALIVAAGSVLAVPAMAQSAQQQAAQAQNQAAQAQQSAAQAGQAADQASSAAASAQAQASGGGQTWASIDTDGNGTISKSEAQVNAGLAQVFDQADTNKDGELSADEYKAFVAAQQAGAGAGAGGGN from the coding sequence ATGACTATTCGCAACCGCAAGCCCCTGCTCGCCCTGATCGTTGCCGCCGGTAGTGTGCTGGCCGTCCCGGCCATGGCGCAGAGCGCCCAGCAGCAGGCAGCCCAGGCACAGAATCAGGCGGCGCAGGCCCAGCAGTCGGCAGCCCAGGCGGGTCAGGCGGCTGACCAGGCCTCCAGTGCGGCTGCATCGGCGCAGGCACAGGCCAGTGGCGGCGGCCAGACCTGGGCCAGCATCGATACCGATGGCAACGGCACCATCAGCAAGTCCGAGGCACAGGTGAACGCGGGCCTGGCCCAGGTGTTCGACCAGGCCGACACCAACAAGGACGGCGAACTCAGCGCCGATGAGTACAAGGCCTTCGTGGCCGCCCAGCAGGCCGGGGCGGGTGCAGGTGCCGGCGGCGGCAACTGA
- a CDS encoding HAD family hydrolase — protein sequence MNASTPARARAIGLVGFDGDDTLWKSEDYYRKAEQEYLDLLSRYVDVHDTQTARHLLEVQQRNLAVFGYGVKGMVLSMIEAAIDITGQRIDAKDIQRMLDIGHETLRHPVDLIDGVRESVAVIAEQYPVVLITKGDLFHQEAKIKVAKLHELFPRIEIVSEKDPETYARVLSEFDLPMQQFVMVGNSLRSDIEPVVTLGGWGIHTPYAVTWAHETQHGVADDEPRMVTADTAWDWPAALAAIEAKAAAAA from the coding sequence ATGAACGCCTCCACGCCTGCGCGCGCGCGCGCCATCGGCCTGGTCGGTTTTGACGGTGACGACACGCTGTGGAAGAGCGAGGACTATTACCGCAAGGCCGAGCAGGAATACCTGGACCTGCTGTCGCGCTACGTCGACGTGCACGACACCCAGACCGCCCGCCACCTGCTGGAAGTGCAGCAGCGCAACCTGGCCGTGTTCGGCTACGGGGTGAAGGGCATGGTCCTGTCGATGATCGAAGCGGCCATCGACATCACCGGCCAGCGCATCGACGCCAAGGACATCCAGCGCATGCTGGATATCGGCCATGAAACCCTGCGCCACCCGGTCGACCTGATCGACGGCGTGCGCGAATCGGTAGCAGTCATCGCCGAGCAGTACCCGGTGGTGCTGATCACCAAGGGCGACCTGTTCCACCAGGAAGCCAAGATCAAGGTGGCCAAGCTGCACGAGCTGTTCCCGCGCATCGAGATCGTCTCGGAGAAGGACCCGGAAACCTACGCGCGCGTGCTGTCCGAATTCGATCTGCCGATGCAGCAGTTCGTGATGGTCGGCAACTCGCTGCGCTCGGATATCGAGCCGGTGGTCACCCTCGGCGGCTGGGGCATCCACACCCCGTACGCGGTCACCTGGGCGCACGAAACCCAGCATGGCGTGGCCGACGACGAGCCGCGCATGGTCACCGCCGATACCGCCTGGGATTGGCCGGCCGCCTTGGCCGCGATCGAGGCCAAGGCCGCTGCCGCGGCCTGA
- a CDS encoding VOC family protein has product MSASFVSPDVIRRLFAQAMSRMYRTEVPLYGTLVELVERINAEVLAQDPALAAQLQRNDERARLDEERHGAIRVGTPQELATLRRLFAVMGMFPVAYYDLSVAGVPVHSTAFRPLTGAALAQNPFRVFTSLLRLELIEDEALRAESARILERRRIFTEGALALIDQAERDGGLSQADAERFVAEALETFRWHGDATVDLPTYHALHDAHRLVADVVSFRGPHINHLTPRTLDIDAAQAAMIEHGMAAKAVIEGPPRRACPILLRQTSFKALEEAVHFPGGEGGDAGTHTARFGEIEQRGLALTPKGRALYDQLLAQARDAGGAGSTGGDYGQRLQAVFASFPDDHDTLRQEGLGYYRYQLTDAGRAAPERVADLPAEVLVAAGLATADPIVYEDFLPVSAAGIFQSNLGGEEQRAYAAHANREAFEQAMGVAVNDEFEIYERLQAESLAALRIA; this is encoded by the coding sequence ATGAGCGCCTCTTTCGTTTCGCCTGATGTGATCCGCCGCCTGTTCGCCCAGGCCATGTCCCGCATGTACCGCACCGAAGTGCCGCTGTACGGCACGCTGGTGGAACTGGTGGAGCGGATCAACGCGGAGGTGCTTGCGCAGGACCCGGCGCTGGCCGCGCAGCTGCAGCGCAACGACGAGCGCGCACGCCTGGACGAAGAGCGCCACGGCGCCATCCGCGTCGGCACCCCGCAGGAACTGGCCACGCTGCGCCGCCTGTTCGCGGTGATGGGCATGTTCCCGGTGGCCTACTACGATCTGTCGGTGGCCGGCGTGCCGGTGCATTCCACCGCGTTCCGCCCGCTCACCGGCGCGGCCCTGGCGCAGAACCCGTTCCGCGTGTTCACCTCGCTGCTGCGCCTGGAGCTGATCGAAGACGAAGCGCTGCGCGCCGAGTCCGCACGCATCCTTGAACGCCGCCGCATCTTCACCGAGGGCGCGCTGGCGCTGATCGACCAGGCCGAGCGTGACGGTGGCCTGTCGCAGGCCGACGCCGAGCGCTTCGTTGCCGAAGCACTGGAAACCTTCCGCTGGCACGGCGATGCCACCGTCGACCTGCCCACCTACCACGCGCTGCACGATGCGCACCGGCTGGTGGCCGACGTGGTCAGCTTCCGCGGCCCGCACATCAACCACCTCACCCCGCGCACGCTGGATATCGATGCCGCGCAGGCCGCGATGATCGAGCACGGCATGGCCGCCAAGGCGGTGATCGAAGGCCCGCCGCGCCGCGCCTGCCCGATCCTGCTGCGGCAGACCAGCTTCAAGGCGCTGGAAGAAGCCGTGCATTTCCCCGGTGGCGAGGGAGGCGATGCCGGCACGCATACCGCGCGCTTCGGCGAGATCGAGCAGCGTGGCCTGGCGTTGACCCCGAAGGGGCGTGCGCTGTACGACCAGCTGCTGGCGCAGGCGCGCGATGCCGGTGGCGCCGGCAGTACCGGTGGTGACTATGGCCAGCGCCTGCAGGCGGTCTTCGCCAGTTTCCCCGATGACCACGACACCCTGCGCCAGGAAGGGCTGGGCTACTACCGTTACCAGCTGACCGACGCCGGTCGCGCCGCGCCGGAGCGCGTGGCCGATCTGCCGGCCGAAGTGCTGGTGGCTGCCGGCCTGGCCACGGCCGACCCGATCGTCTACGAGGATTTCCTGCCGGTCAGCGCCGCGGGTATCTTCCAGTCGAATCTGGGCGGTGAAGAGCAGCGGGCGTATGCCGCGCACGCCAACCGCGAAGCGTTCGAGCAGGCGATGGGCGTGGCGGTGAACGACGAGTTCGAGATCTACGAGCGGCTGCAGGCGGAATCGCTGGCGGCGCTGCGTATCGCGTGA
- a CDS encoding acetyl-CoA hydrolase/transferase family protein, giving the protein MSVDRIANARLRDRVVSAEAAAALIQPGETVAMSGFTGSGYPKAVPVELARRIETVHAQGLPFQIKLMTGASTAPELDGALAKADGIAMRMPFQSDPDARNRINEGKLDYIDIHLSHVAQHVWFGFYGEIDTAVIEVSAIREDGSLVPSTSVGNNKTWLDLAKKVIVEVNEWQPAGVDGMHDIYYGTALPPHRKPIPLVNANDRIGDTALRCDPDKIVAVVRTNGPDRNSPFSPIDATSEQIASHLIEFLQHEVKKGRLPPNLLPLQSGVGNIPNAVLAGLARSGFRDLAAFTEVIQDGMLDLLRDGVLSYASCTGFALSPQANETFKEHIDFYRERIIMRTQEISNHPELVRRLGCIGMNGMIEVDIYGNVNSTHVMGTRIMNGIGGSGDFARNGFLSAFLSPSTAKNGTISAITPMVSHVDHTEHDVSVIVTEQGLADLRGLTPRKRAQVLIDNCAHPDFRPQLQDYFDRASRESYGKHTPHLLPEALSWHQRWLDTGTMKG; this is encoded by the coding sequence ATGTCTGTTGATCGCATCGCCAACGCGCGTCTCCGTGACCGCGTGGTCTCCGCCGAGGCCGCAGCCGCGCTGATCCAGCCCGGTGAAACCGTCGCCATGAGCGGCTTCACCGGCTCCGGCTACCCCAAGGCCGTCCCCGTCGAACTTGCCCGCCGCATCGAGACGGTGCACGCCCAGGGCCTGCCCTTCCAGATCAAGCTGATGACCGGCGCCTCGACCGCACCGGAACTGGACGGCGCGCTGGCCAAGGCCGATGGCATCGCCATGCGCATGCCGTTCCAGAGCGACCCGGATGCGCGCAACCGCATCAACGAGGGCAAGCTGGATTACATCGACATCCACCTCAGCCACGTCGCCCAGCACGTCTGGTTCGGCTTCTACGGCGAGATCGACACCGCGGTGATCGAAGTGTCGGCCATCCGCGAGGACGGCTCGCTGGTGCCCTCCACCTCGGTGGGCAACAACAAGACCTGGCTGGACCTGGCCAAGAAGGTCATCGTCGAGGTCAACGAGTGGCAGCCGGCCGGCGTCGACGGCATGCATGACATCTACTACGGCACCGCGCTGCCGCCGCACCGCAAGCCGATTCCGCTGGTGAACGCCAACGACCGCATCGGCGATACCGCGCTGCGCTGCGACCCGGACAAGATCGTGGCCGTGGTGCGCACCAACGGCCCGGACCGCAACAGCCCGTTCAGCCCGATCGATGCGACCAGCGAGCAGATCGCTTCGCACCTGATCGAGTTCCTGCAGCACGAAGTGAAGAAGGGCCGCCTGCCGCCGAACCTGCTGCCGCTGCAGTCGGGCGTGGGCAACATCCCCAACGCGGTGCTGGCCGGCCTGGCCAGGAGTGGTTTCCGCGATCTGGCCGCGTTCACCGAGGTGATCCAGGACGGCATGCTCGACCTGCTGCGCGACGGCGTGCTGAGCTATGCCTCGTGCACCGGCTTCGCGCTGAGCCCGCAGGCCAACGAGACGTTCAAGGAGCACATCGATTTCTATCGCGAGCGCATCATCATGCGCACACAGGAAATCTCCAACCACCCGGAACTGGTGCGCCGCCTGGGCTGCATCGGCATGAACGGCATGATCGAAGTGGACATCTACGGCAACGTCAATTCGACGCACGTGATGGGCACGCGGATCATGAACGGCATCGGCGGTTCGGGTGACTTCGCGCGCAACGGTTTCCTGTCGGCGTTCCTGAGTCCGTCCACGGCGAAAAACGGCACGATCTCGGCGATCACCCCGATGGTGAGCCATGTCGACCACACCGAGCACGACGTGTCGGTGATCGTGACCGAACAGGGCCTGGCCGACCTGCGTGGCCTGACCCCGCGCAAGCGCGCGCAGGTGCTGATCGACAACTGCGCGCACCCGGATTTTCGTCCGCAGCTGCAGGACTACTTCGACCGTGCCAGCCGCGAAAGCTACGGCAAGCACACCCCGCACCTGCTGCCGGAAGCGCTGTCGTGGCACCAGCGTTGGCTGGATACCGGCACGATGAAGGGCTGA
- the glnE gene encoding bifunctional [glutamate--ammonia ligase]-adenylyl-L-tyrosine phosphorylase/[glutamate--ammonia-ligase] adenylyltransferase, with translation MTLAPAELPATLQPLVDRALARLAHVLPEPIPAALQAPLARLAVASDFALDTLVRQPALLAHLAQPGCPPLPAPVLDPQQPSDWQAQLRRWRAAMSTRLVWRDLAGLDDVPQTLAGATTLAEDCLRLALDALQQEFAQRHGVIRDDDGQPMQLVVFGLGKLGGGELNFSSDIDLVYAYAQGGESDGPRPLAAEEYFARLGQRLAKLLDDTTVDGFSHRVDLRLRPFGSAGRVALSFAAMDQYFQREGRDWERYAWLKARAVAGDIAAGEAWLQTLRPFVYRRYLDFTALDGLREMKAAITAEVARRELHEDIKRGAGGIREIEFLCQALQLIRAGREPVLRERRLLVALQALVNAGQIAPDDGAALREAYLFLRRLENRLQMLRDAQTHVLPSDPLDRQRIALGLGYTDWDALRAALSEQQQRVSTEFAALLAPRKGQAAPDALASYWRSLPEGSNAELLAEAGFLDASGADQSLRDFAQSTGVKSLSDAARARLDRVLPALLHAATRSPQPDAALKRVLGLLQAVLRRTSYLALLDEQPSALARLVDVLARSALLAERLAAYPLLLDELLDVRVSGPMPAFDGMLAECQQVLPVEDPESQLRWLNETRLALSFRMAMATLDGRQGAVDSTRQLAELAQAVVITVLKLAEADMHAAHGNVPGGRFAIIGYGSLGGLELGFGSDLDLVFLHDHPAGVEASDGARPLEPGRWYARLAQKVMALLGAVTAAGRLYDIDVRLRPDGGKGTLVSSLASYTEYQRERAWTWEHQALVRARGVAGDASLLADFEQVRAQTLGRERDHATLYADVLKMRGRMRTELDRSDAARLDLKQGAGGVVDLEFLLQTGVLARSAQVPALLEPRDTPSLIDALAVAGFLPEATARALHGAHATLLDVGLACTLDRRPRLAPTTPAIEEACAAISAACVAAELPFA, from the coding sequence ATGACCCTCGCCCCCGCCGAACTGCCCGCCACCCTGCAGCCCCTGGTCGACCGCGCGCTGGCGCGCCTGGCCCATGTCCTGCCCGAGCCCATCCCCGCCGCGCTGCAGGCGCCGCTGGCGCGACTGGCGGTGGCCAGCGACTTCGCCCTGGACACCCTCGTGCGCCAGCCGGCGCTGCTGGCCCACCTGGCCCAGCCCGGCTGCCCGCCGCTGCCGGCGCCGGTGCTCGACCCGCAGCAGCCCAGCGACTGGCAGGCGCAGCTGCGGCGCTGGCGTGCGGCCATGTCCACCCGCCTGGTCTGGCGCGATCTGGCCGGCCTGGACGACGTGCCGCAGACCCTGGCCGGCGCCACCACCCTCGCCGAGGACTGCCTGCGCCTGGCGCTGGACGCCCTGCAGCAGGAATTTGCCCAGCGCCACGGCGTCATCCGCGATGACGACGGCCAGCCGATGCAGCTGGTGGTGTTCGGCCTGGGCAAGCTGGGCGGTGGCGAGCTCAACTTCAGTTCCGATATCGACCTGGTCTACGCCTACGCGCAGGGCGGCGAATCCGACGGCCCGCGTCCGCTGGCCGCCGAGGAGTACTTCGCCCGCCTCGGCCAGCGCCTGGCCAAGCTGCTGGACGACACCACCGTCGATGGCTTCAGCCACCGCGTCGACCTGCGCCTGCGCCCGTTCGGCAGCGCCGGCCGCGTCGCGCTGTCGTTCGCGGCGATGGACCAGTACTTCCAGCGCGAGGGTCGCGACTGGGAACGCTATGCCTGGCTGAAGGCGCGCGCGGTGGCGGGCGACATCGCCGCCGGTGAAGCGTGGCTGCAGACGCTGCGCCCGTTCGTCTACCGCCGCTATCTGGATTTCACCGCGCTCGATGGCCTGCGCGAGATGAAGGCAGCGATCACCGCCGAAGTCGCGCGCCGCGAACTGCACGAAGACATCAAGCGCGGCGCCGGTGGCATCCGCGAGATTGAATTCCTGTGCCAGGCCCTGCAGCTGATCCGCGCCGGGCGTGAACCGGTGCTGCGCGAGCGGCGCCTGCTGGTCGCCCTGCAGGCGCTGGTCAACGCCGGCCAGATCGCGCCCGACGATGGTGCCGCGCTGCGCGAGGCCTACCTGTTCCTGCGCCGCCTGGAAAACCGCCTGCAGATGCTGCGCGATGCACAGACCCACGTGCTGCCCAGCGACCCGCTGGATCGCCAGCGCATCGCGCTCGGCCTGGGCTACACCGACTGGGATGCACTGCGCGCGGCACTGAGCGAGCAGCAGCAGCGCGTCAGCACCGAATTCGCCGCGCTGCTGGCCCCGCGCAAGGGCCAGGCCGCGCCCGACGCGCTGGCCAGCTACTGGCGCAGCCTGCCCGAAGGCAGCAATGCCGAACTGCTGGCCGAAGCCGGTTTCCTCGATGCCAGCGGCGCCGACCAGTCGCTGCGTGATTTCGCCCAGAGCACCGGCGTGAAGTCGCTGTCCGATGCAGCACGCGCGCGCCTGGACCGCGTGCTGCCGGCGCTGCTGCACGCCGCCACGCGCTCGCCGCAGCCGGATGCCGCGCTCAAGCGCGTGCTCGGCCTGCTGCAGGCGGTGCTGCGTCGAACGAGTTACCTCGCGCTGCTGGACGAGCAACCCAGCGCCTTGGCGCGGCTGGTGGACGTGCTGGCGCGCAGCGCGCTGCTGGCCGAGCGCCTGGCCGCGTACCCGCTGCTGCTGGACGAACTGCTGGACGTGCGCGTGTCCGGGCCGATGCCCGCATTCGACGGCATGCTGGCCGAATGCCAGCAGGTGCTGCCGGTGGAGGATCCCGAATCGCAGCTGCGCTGGCTCAATGAAACGCGGCTTGCCCTGAGCTTCCGCATGGCGATGGCCACGCTGGATGGCCGCCAGGGTGCGGTGGACAGCACCCGCCAGCTGGCCGAGCTGGCGCAGGCGGTGGTCATCACCGTGCTGAAGCTGGCCGAGGCGGACATGCATGCCGCGCACGGCAACGTGCCCGGCGGACGCTTCGCCATCATCGGTTACGGCAGCCTGGGCGGGCTGGAGCTGGGCTTCGGTTCGGATCTGGATCTGGTGTTCCTGCACGACCATCCCGCTGGCGTGGAAGCCAGCGATGGCGCCCGCCCGCTGGAACCGGGCCGCTGGTACGCGCGCCTGGCGCAGAAGGTGATGGCCCTGCTGGGCGCAGTCACCGCCGCCGGACGCCTGTACGACATCGACGTGCGCCTGCGCCCGGATGGCGGCAAGGGCACGCTGGTGTCCTCGCTGGCCAGCTACACCGAGTACCAGCGCGAACGCGCCTGGACCTGGGAACACCAGGCCCTGGTGCGTGCACGCGGCGTGGCCGGCGATGCCAGCCTGCTGGCCGATTTCGAACAGGTGCGCGCGCAGACCCTGGGCCGCGAACGCGACCACGCCACGCTGTATGCCGACGTGCTGAAGATGCGTGGGCGCATGCGCACTGAACTGGACCGCAGCGATGCTGCGCGGCTGGACCTGAAGCAGGGCGCCGGCGGCGTGGTCGATCTGGAGTTCCTGCTGCAGACCGGCGTGCTGGCACGCAGCGCGCAGGTGCCGGCGCTGCTGGAACCGCGCGACACGCCGTCGTTGATCGACGCGCTGGCGGTTGCGGGGTTCCTGCCGGAGGCCACTGCGCGCGCGCTGCATGGTGCACACGCCACGCTGCTGGATGTGGGCCTGGCCTGCACGCTGGACCGCCGCCCGCGGTTGGCACCGACGACCCCGGCAATTGAAGAAGCGTGTGCCGCGATTAGTGCGGCGTGTGTGGCGGCGGAGCTGCCGTTTGCCTGA
- a CDS encoding queuosine precursor transporter encodes MSVRPDPVFAPLTPRALVLAVLAMGAVVLLSNVLVQYPINDWLTWGAFSYPVAFLVSNLINRRFGPGPARRVAWIGFLLAVLLSVWVATPRIAIASCSAFIVAQLLDITVFDRLRRGSWWRAPMVATTCSATVDTTIFWSIAFAGSTLPWVSWAAGDLAVKLAIGVCLLAPFRALLWKMAPVAR; translated from the coding sequence ATGTCCGTGCGTCCTGACCCTGTGTTTGCCCCGCTGACCCCGCGCGCGCTCGTGCTGGCAGTGCTGGCCATGGGCGCGGTGGTGCTGCTGTCCAACGTGCTGGTGCAGTACCCGATCAACGACTGGCTGACCTGGGGTGCCTTCAGCTACCCGGTGGCGTTCCTGGTGAGCAACCTGATCAACCGCCGCTTCGGCCCGGGCCCGGCCCGCCGCGTGGCGTGGATCGGTTTCCTGCTGGCGGTGCTGCTGTCGGTGTGGGTGGCGACGCCGCGCATCGCGATCGCCTCGTGCTCGGCCTTCATCGTGGCCCAGCTGCTGGACATTACCGTGTTCGACCGTCTGCGCCGTGGCAGCTGGTGGCGCGCACCGATGGTGGCCACCACCTGCAGCGCGACGGTGGATACGACCATCTTCTGGTCGATCGCGTTTGCCGGTTCGACGCTGCCGTGGGTGAGCTGGGCCGCAGGCGATCTGGCAGTGAAGCTGGCCATCGGCGTGTGCCTGCTGGCCCCGTTCCGCGCGTTGTTGTGGAAGATGGCGCCGGTCGCCCGGTAG
- a CDS encoding mitochondrial fission ELM1 family protein, with product MVKRSSAPWTVTDGRAGNVRQAVALASALRQGTHRPLVLRPRAPWRWLSPRRLPGDVNGYGPDFAELAAQAPALAIGCGRQAAGALRVLRARGSRTVQILDPRLPSRHWDLVVVPEHDALRGSNVLTLIGSLNPVDDDWLTLGRAAFADFGALPGPRTALLVGGPTPLAPWDEAAMVAVFTALAEQIRSEGGSLLATTSRRTPPALAEILRTTFAHLPHVIWGDGGDGVNPYAGLLGWANRVVVSPDSVNLLSEASATRLPVMVALADTAQGRLARFQRQLHERGRLQTHWLDWQHDRIEPLRETARVAAEVHARLSLG from the coding sequence ATGGTGAAACGATCGAGCGCGCCGTGGACGGTCACTGACGGCCGTGCCGGCAATGTCCGCCAGGCGGTCGCGCTGGCCTCGGCGCTGCGCCAGGGCACCCATCGCCCGCTGGTCCTGCGGCCCCGTGCGCCCTGGCGCTGGCTGTCGCCGCGGCGCCTGCCCGGTGATGTGAACGGCTACGGCCCCGACTTCGCCGAACTGGCCGCGCAGGCCCCTGCGCTGGCGATCGGCTGTGGCCGCCAGGCCGCCGGTGCGCTGCGCGTGCTGCGTGCCCGTGGCAGCCGCACGGTGCAGATCCTCGACCCGCGCCTGCCCTCCCGCCATTGGGATCTGGTGGTGGTGCCCGAACACGATGCCCTGCGCGGCAGCAACGTCCTCACGCTGATCGGCAGCCTGAACCCGGTGGACGATGACTGGCTGACGCTGGGCCGTGCCGCGTTCGCCGACTTCGGTGCCCTGCCCGGCCCGCGCACCGCGCTGCTGGTGGGCGGCCCGACGCCGCTGGCACCGTGGGACGAGGCGGCGATGGTGGCGGTGTTCACTGCGCTGGCCGAGCAGATCCGCAGCGAAGGCGGCAGCCTGCTGGCCACCACCTCGCGACGCACGCCGCCGGCACTGGCCGAGATACTGCGCACCACGTTCGCACACCTGCCGCACGTGATCTGGGGCGATGGCGGCGACGGCGTGAACCCCTATGCCGGCCTGCTGGGCTGGGCCAACCGGGTGGTGGTATCGCCCGATTCGGTAAACCTGCTCTCTGAAGCCAGCGCCACGCGCCTGCCGGTGATGGTGGCCCTGGCCGACACCGCGCAGGGACGGCTGGCCCGCTTCCAGCGCCAGCTGCATGAACGCGGCCGCCTGCAGACGCACTGGCTGGACTGGCAGCACGACCGCATCGAGCCACTGCGCGAAACCGCGCGGGTAGCGGCAGAGGTACACGCGCGCCTGTCGCTGGGGTAG